DNA sequence from the Pseudomonadota bacterium genome:
GGGCAGTCTACGCGGTGGCGGCGCTCGCCATCGCGGCCTTCGCCGGACGCGGGCATGCCCCCCTGCCCTCGAGCCCCCTCGTGCCCGCCTCCGGGAAACTGCGGCGAACGGTCGACTGGATCGCCCTGATCGCCGTGCTCGTGGGCGTAGTGGCGAGTGTCTCCGCCGGCGCCCTGCAGATGGGTGCCGGCGTCGCTCGGGTGAGCGGCGGGAGCTTGCCGAACTCGCCCCTGTCGCAGAGCGTACTGCTGGTACTCCTGACCGCGGCCTACCTCACCTCCGTGGTCGCGGGACTGCGACGGGGCATCGCGTTCCTGTCCAACGTGAACATGGGACTGGCCCTCGTGCTCGCCCTGTACTTCTTGTTCGCCGGGCCCACGGCGCAGATCCTGACCGCCCTGGGCGAGAGCGCTAGCGCCTACCTAAGTGAATTGCTATCGCTTTCGACGCAGCTTCGCGCCGAGGGGGAAGCGCGCCAGTGGACCCGCGATTGGAGCCTCACCACGCTGCTGTGGTGGATCGCCTGGACACCCTTTATCGGCACCTTCATCGCTCGCATCAGCTACGGCCGTCGCCTGCGCACCCTGGTGCTCGGCGTATTGCTGGTCCCCACGCTAGTGACGTTGATCTGGTTCTCGCTGCTAGGAGGCACCGCGTTGCACCTGGCAGCCGAGGGCGTCGACCTCGGCGTCTCCGACTTCGCGACGGCGCCCGCCGCCACCTACGCCGTGCTCGAGCATCTGCCCCTGACGAAATTGACCCAGAGCCTGACGCTGCTGCTAGTATTTACGTTTCTGCTTACCAGCGCTGATAGCGGCGCCTACGTCCTTGGGATGTTCTCGCGTGGCACGATGGAGGATCCACCGTTGGCCGAGCGCTTGTTCTGGGGCCTGGTGATCGCCGTGCTATCGGGGGCCGCGATCCTCTCCGCCGGCGGTCAGTCGGTGGTGCGCGCGTTTGCCGTGTCCGGCGCCATCCCGATGGTGCTGCTGCTCGCCGTGCAGGCTGGCGCCCTACTTTATCGCTGGACCTGGTGGGTCCAGTCGCACACCACCACACGCTCTGCAACGGAAAGCCCATGAGCATCACCATCGTCGATGCCGACTACGACAATCCGCTCCACTCCCAGCACATCGTGGAAATCACCAACGCCTACGCCCAGGACGACATGGGAGGCTCGGCGCCTCTGCCTGAACCCGTGCAACGCGAGATGGTAGCAGGCCTTCGGGCCACCCCCGGCGCCAGGAGCTTGCTCGCCTACGAGGGGGAGACGCCGCTCGGCGTCGCGAACTGCTTCATCGGCTACGCCACCTTCAAGGCCAGGCCCCTGATCAACGTGCACGACCTGGCGGTGATGCCGCAGGCCCGCGGCCGCGGTGTCGGCAAGGCGCTGCTCGACGGCGTGGCGGCCCGCGCCCGCCGTATGGGGGCTTGCCGCGTCACCCTCGAGGTGCTCGAGAACAACCCCGCCCGCCGCCTCTACGAGCGCGAGGGATTTGCCTACGGGGATCCGCCCTACCTCTTCATGACCCGTTCCCTGGAGTGATTGTCCGGTCAAGTTTCTGACGCTGGCGCCGATAGATCGGGTACACCTTCGACCGGCA
Encoded proteins:
- a CDS encoding GNAT family N-acetyltransferase, encoding MSITIVDADYDNPLHSQHIVEITNAYAQDDMGGSAPLPEPVQREMVAGLRATPGARSLLAYEGETPLGVANCFIGYATFKARPLINVHDLAVMPQARGRGVGKALLDGVAARARRMGACRVTLEVLENNPARRLYEREGFAYGDPPYLFMTRSLE
- a CDS encoding BCCT family transporter — its product is MNADAARRYLPHGVIAAVALLAIAFPGETGARVQGLAGAFLRHFDWLTLLVASGAVLVCAVVVLLPIGRHRIGGTTATPEFRLVTWLSMLFAAGMGAGLVFWGAAEPLIHFLNPPPGGPAPASDDARRLALALTQFHWSLHAWAVYAVAALAIAAFAGRGHAPLPSSPLVPASGKLRRTVDWIALIAVLVGVVASVSAGALQMGAGVARVSGGSLPNSPLSQSVLLVLLTAAYLTSVVAGLRRGIAFLSNVNMGLALVLALYFLFAGPTAQILTALGESASAYLSELLSLSTQLRAEGEARQWTRDWSLTTLLWWIAWTPFIGTFIARISYGRRLRTLVLGVLLVPTLVTLIWFSLLGGTALHLAAEGVDLGVSDFATAPAATYAVLEHLPLTKLTQSLTLLLVFTFLLTSADSGAYVLGMFSRGTMEDPPLAERLFWGLVIAVLSGAAILSAGGQSVVRAFAVSGAIPMVLLLAVQAGALLYRWTWWVQSHTTTRSATESP